A portion of the Scleropages formosus chromosome 15, fSclFor1.1, whole genome shotgun sequence genome contains these proteins:
- the arid4a gene encoding AT-rich interactive domain-containing protein 4A isoform X1, with the protein MKAADEPAYLTVGTDVSAKYRGAFCEAKIKTVKRMVKVKVVLKGDSTSQVVQDDQVKGPLRVGSTVEVKSPEGGLSEAVISKLTDASWYTVVFDDGDERTLRRTSLCLKGERHFAESETLDQLPLTNPEHFGTPVIGKKTNRGRRSSLPVAEDERESSSSEEEEEDRRRLNDDLLGKVACVQTGMDQTSWYLALVISPSCNDDLTVKKDQCLVRSFADSKFYTVARKEVCELDVDSISKLEFSCKKGCDEALLFLNTKTIPESWKMDMSEILESSSSDDEDGEDKDGEEEEKEADEEEPESEPDPEERDHFLQQLYKFMEDRGTPINKPPVLGYKDLNLFKLFRLVYHQGGCDNIESGAVWKQIYMDLGIPVLNSAASYNVKTAYRKYLYGFEEYCRSANIQFRTIHHNDPRPPPRKEENAEVKDEAHNGSQQLDVELSKEVEAEHAVGEEKASVDKDESGSESEKEEHKEMRSPRGRRRCTITPLKSDAKESAKLEKIKEEKGQEHEERSEESHQGDEKSRQSEDAPSKRGKPERRSRRLEDSDKDSDDEEQEDYDEDSERARPAERGERETEEDGDEDSEHSLTGTKVKVKYGRGKTQKIYEANIKSTETDDGEVLYLVHYYGWNVRYDEWVKADRIIWPVDKGGTKRKQKKKVRNKEEAEKEERSEKEEEKEKQSKPVAKRGRPPLRSTPPNVPRSVSKTPSNDGRSSSKGSRQEALAVPNGEGTPRRRTRRSSGMYDSDRGSNEESGNSSSDSDSEGSPEKKLMRVENLDPALALKEEEEDQQAQKSLTGKLPPESETLARPEGHQVEPPILPGDVLNVMDSEQQAEEGVMAPDSQKPSESREEEKSPKPKGRRGRYKEQDLETSPTKRAVAAHHMEEVSTDLLSLRKLEEEHREPLEILLSHSQQERNDSDTDSATEEICSEDTKLPKSKSPEERTPERKVRIEMREEPESVSPERRLQLLPKGDDRLPVKEVDIKPEMPALTSEVSKAKAVLGADPMGEEPALSADEELMPQIGLEALLCHEVDLDDLDEKEKPPSEELLIMMRSEERACQFAPPPALHPHSNPPSVVAQQALSPSTTPSPSESQSTKSESDVTIEVDSVAGEGLCESESANGFDASTSSSSSSVVLQDRDGKDRGQKRSMDCSNSSSAKKQKRNQKHSSTALKGEKPGAGHSSDSEDLLATDTPSKLTPVKHSSMSKMQKLPRSPALGSSHSKDGDKDKHRDKHAFLSPRTYKWTFQLTELENMTSTERITFLQDKLQEIRKYYMSLKSEVASIDRRRKRLKKKEREVSHTAASTSSGSSDTGMSPSSASPAQNTVAVECR; encoded by the exons ATGAAG GCAGCCGATGAGCCTGCCTACTTGACAGTGGGGACTGATGTCAGTGCAAAGTATCGCGGTGCCTTCTGTGAGGCAAAAATCAAGACTGTCAAGAGGATGGTGAAGGTCAAG GTGGTACTTAAGGGGGACAGCACCTCACAGGTTGTTCAAGATGATCAAGTTAAAGGACCTTTAAGG GTAGGGTCCACAGTAGAAGTGAAGAGCCCAGAAGGTGGCCTTAGCGAGGCAGTCATCAGCAAGCTCACCGATGCCAGCTGGTACACTGTGG TATTTGATGACGGGGACGAGAGAACACTTCGGCGGACATCTCTGTGCCTGAAAGGCGAACGACATTTTGCTGAAAGCGAG ACTTTGGACCAGTTGCCCCTTACTAACCCAGAGCACTTCGGCACGCCTGTCATTGGGAAGAAAACAAACCGAGGGCGGAGGTCATCGCTGCCTGT TGCGGAGGATGAGAGAGAATCATCATCcagtgaggaagaagaggaagacaggCGGCGGTTAAACGATGACCTCCTAGGCAAGGTGGCCTGTGTTCAGACAGGGATGGATCAAACATCCTGGTACCTGGCCCTC GTGATTTCACCCAGCTGCAATGATGATCTGACCGTCAAAAAGGACCAATGTTTAGTGCGATCGTTTGCAGATTCCAAGTT CTACACTGTAGCAAGAAAAGAGGTCTGCGAATTGGATGTGGACAGCATCTCCAAGTTAGAGTTTTCCTGCAAGAAAG GATGCGATGAAGCTCTGCTCTTTCTCAACACGAAGACAATACCAGAGAGTTGGAAGATGGACATGAGTGAGATCCTGGAGTCGTCCAGCAGTGACGACGAGGATGGAGAAGATAAGGACggtgaggaagaagaaaaagaagcagatgAAGAAGAG CCGGAAAGTGAGCCAGACCCTGAGGAGAGGGACCatttcctgcagcagctctaTAAGTTTATGGAGGACAGGG GTACTCCAATTAACAAGCCTCCTGTTCTGGGCTACAAAGATTTGAACCTCTTCAAGCTCTTCAGGCTGGTGTACCACCAAGGCGGCTGTGACAAC ATTGAAAGTGGGGCTGTGTGGAAGCAGATCTACATGGACCTGGGTATTCCTGTTTTGAATTCAGCTGCATCCTACAATGTAAAGACAGCCTATAGAAA GTATCTTTATGGCTTTGAAGAGTATTGCCGGTCAGCCAATATTCAGTTCAGGACCATCCATCACAATGACCCCCGACCTCCTCCTAGGAAGGAGGAGAATGCAGAGGTGAAGGATGAGGCACACAATGGGTCTCAGCAGCTTGATGTGGAGCTGTCAAAGGAAGTGGAGGCCGAACATGCAGTGGGAGAGGAGAAGGCCTCTGTGGATAAAGATGAGTCAGGCAGTGAAAGTGAGAAGGAAGAACACAAAGAGATGCGCTCCCCCAGG GGGAGAAGAAGGTGCACAATCACACCTCTCAAATCAGATGCAAAGGAGTCAGccaaactggagaaaataaaggAGGAGAAGGGGCAAGAACATGAAGAGAGGTCTGAAGAGTCCCACCAAGGGGATGAGAAGAGCAGGCAAAGTGAGGATGCTCCCTCTAAGAGGGGTAAACCTGAACGGCGCAGCCGCCGACTCGAGGACTCGGACAAGGATTCGGAtgatgaggagcaggaggatTATGACGAAGACAGTGAAAGAGCCAGACCTGCAGAAAG GGGTGAGAGAGAGACCGAGGAAGATGGGGACGAAGATTCTGAGCACTCCCTCACCGGGACAAAGGTCAAGGTGAAGTATGGCCGTGGCAAGACGCAGAAGATTTATGAAGCGAACATCAAGAGCACTGAGACTGATGACGGCGAGGTTCTGTACTTGGTGCATTACTACGGCTGGAATGTGAG gtATGATGAGTGGGTCAAAGCAGACAGAATAATCTGGCCTGTTGACAAAGGAGGAAccaaaaggaaacagaaaaagaaagtgagA AATAAAGAAGAGGCTGAGAAGGAGGAGCGGagcgagaaggaggaggaaaaggagaagCAGTCAAAGCCAGTGGCCAAACGGGGACGCCCACCACTCAGGTCTACTCCTCCCAACGTCCCTCGCAGCGTCTCCAAGACACCCAGCAATGATGGCCGTTCCAGCAGCAAGGGATCCCGCCAGGAGGCTTTAGCTGTTCCCAATGGAGAAG GAACTCCACGTCGACGGACAAGACGATCATCTGGCATGTATGACTCCGACAGAGGATCTAATG AAGAGTCTGGGAACTCATCGTCAGACAGTGACTCTGAGGGCTCCCCGGAGAAGAAACTCATGCGGGTAGAGAACCTTGATCCTGCATTAGCActgaaggaggaagaagaggatcaGCAAGCACAGAAGTCTTTGACTGGCAAACTGCCACCTGAATCAGAGACTCTTGCTAGGCCTGAGGGACACCAGGTTGAGCCGCCCATACTTCCAGGGGATGTCCTGAATGTAATGGATTcagagcagcaggcagaggaGGGTGTCATGGCCCCTGACTCGCAGAAACCTTCGGAGTCACGAGAGGAAGAGAAGTCTCCCAAGCCGAAGGGTAGGAGAGGCAGGTATAAGGAGCAAGATTTGGAGACCTCTCCTACAAAACGGGCAGTTGCCGCACACCACATGGAAGAGGTATCCACTGACCTGCTCTCTTTAagaaagctggaggaggagcaccGTGAGCCCCTAGAGATCCTCTTGTCCCACTCTCAGCAGGAGCGCAATGACTCTGACACAGACTCAGCCACCGAGGAGATCTGCTCGGAGGACACAAAACTCCCCAAAAGCAAGTCACCTGAGGAGCGAACTCCTGAGAGGAAGGTGCGTATTGAGATGCGAGAAGAACCTGAGAGTGTCTCGCCTGAGAGGAGGTTGCAGTTGTTGCCGAAAGGTGATGACCGTTTACCTGTCAAAGAGGTGGATATCAAACCTGAGATGCCTGCCCTCACCAGTGAGGTGAGCAAAGCCAAAGCTGTATTAGGAGCAGACCCTATGGGTGAGGAGCCTGCGCTGAGTGCAGATGAAGAGCTGATGCCCCAGATCGGGCTGGAGGCGCTTCTCTGCCATGAGGTGGATCTGGATGACCTTGATGAGAAAGAAAAACCCCCCAGTGAGGAACTGCTGATAATGATGAGGAGCGAGGAGAGGGCCTGCCAGTTTGCACCACCCCCGGCTCTGCACCCCCACAGCAACCCCCCCTCAGTGGTGGCCCAGCAGGCTTTGTCGCCCAGCACAACCCCTAGCCCCAGTGAATCGCAGAGCACTAAAAGTGAGAGCGACGTCACCATTGAGGTGGACAGTGTAGCGGGCGAGGGCCTGTGCGAGAGCGAGTCGGCCAACGGCTTCGATGCAAGCAccagctccagcagctccagtGTCGTGCTCCAGGACAGGGATGGCAAGGACAGAG GTCAGAAACGGTCGATGGACTGCAGTAACAGCTCATCTGCAAAGAAGCAAAAGCGCAATCAGAAGCACTCTAGCACAGCGTTGAAAGGCGAGAAGCCTGGGGCAG GGCACAGCAGTGACAGCGAGGATCTGCTCGCCACAGACACCCCAAGCAAGCTTACTCCAGTGAAGCACTCCAGCATGTCTAAGATGCAAAAACTTCCACGATCCCCAGCACTGGGCTCTTCCCACAGCAAGGATGGGGACAAGGACAAGCACAGGGACAAGCACGCCTTTCTCTCCCCGCGCACGTACAAATGGACCTTCCAGCTGA CTGAATTGGAGAATATGACGAGTACAGAGCGCATCACCTTCCTGCAGGACAAACTGCAGGAAATCAGGAAGTACTACATGTCACTTAAGTCTGAAGTGGCTTCCATTGATCGCAGGCGGAAGAGGttaaagaagaaggaaagagaag TGTCCCACACCGCAGCCTCCACGTCCTCAGGCTCCTCAGACACAGGCATGAGCCCATCCTCTGCCTCACCTGCTCAGAACACAGTGGCCGTGGAGTGCAGGTGA
- the arid4a gene encoding AT-rich interactive domain-containing protein 4A isoform X2 encodes MKAADEPAYLTVGTDVSAKYRGAFCEAKIKTVKRMVKVKVVLKGDSTSQVVQDDQVKGPLRVGSTVEVKSPEGGLSEAVISKLTDASWYTVVFDDGDERTLRRTSLCLKGERHFAESETLDQLPLTNPEHFGTPVIGKKTNRGRRSSLPVAEDERESSSSEEEEEDRRRLNDDLLGKVACVQTGMDQTSWYLALVISPSCNDDLTVKKDQCLVRSFADSKFYTVARKEVCELDVDSISKLEFSCKKGCDEALLFLNTKTIPESWKMDMSEILESSSSDDEDGEDKDGEEEEKEADEEEPESEPDPEERDHFLQQLYKFMEDRGTPINKPPVLGYKDLNLFKLFRLVYHQGGCDNIESGAVWKQIYMDLGIPVLNSAASYNVKTAYRKYLYGFEEYCRSANIQFRTIHHNDPRPPPRKEENAEVKDEAHNGSQQLDVELSKEVEAEHAVGEEKASVDKDESGSESEKEEHKEMRSPRGRRRCTITPLKSDAKESAKLEKIKEEKGQEHEERSEESHQGDEKSRQSEDAPSKRGKPERRSRRLEDSDKDSDDEEQEDYDEDSERARPAERGERETEEDGDEDSEHSLTGTKVKVKYGRGKTQKIYEANIKSTETDDGEVLYLVHYYGWNVRYDEWVKADRIIWPVDKGGTKRKQKKKNKEEAEKEERSEKEEEKEKQSKPVAKRGRPPLRSTPPNVPRSVSKTPSNDGRSSSKGSRQEALAVPNGEGTPRRRTRRSSGMYDSDRGSNEESGNSSSDSDSEGSPEKKLMRVENLDPALALKEEEEDQQAQKSLTGKLPPESETLARPEGHQVEPPILPGDVLNVMDSEQQAEEGVMAPDSQKPSESREEEKSPKPKGRRGRYKEQDLETSPTKRAVAAHHMEEVSTDLLSLRKLEEEHREPLEILLSHSQQERNDSDTDSATEEICSEDTKLPKSKSPEERTPERKVRIEMREEPESVSPERRLQLLPKGDDRLPVKEVDIKPEMPALTSEVSKAKAVLGADPMGEEPALSADEELMPQIGLEALLCHEVDLDDLDEKEKPPSEELLIMMRSEERACQFAPPPALHPHSNPPSVVAQQALSPSTTPSPSESQSTKSESDVTIEVDSVAGEGLCESESANGFDASTSSSSSSVVLQDRDGKDRGQKRSMDCSNSSSAKKQKRNQKHSSTALKGEKPGAGHSSDSEDLLATDTPSKLTPVKHSSMSKMQKLPRSPALGSSHSKDGDKDKHRDKHAFLSPRTYKWTFQLTELENMTSTERITFLQDKLQEIRKYYMSLKSEVASIDRRRKRLKKKEREVSHTAASTSSGSSDTGMSPSSASPAQNTVAVECR; translated from the exons ATGAAG GCAGCCGATGAGCCTGCCTACTTGACAGTGGGGACTGATGTCAGTGCAAAGTATCGCGGTGCCTTCTGTGAGGCAAAAATCAAGACTGTCAAGAGGATGGTGAAGGTCAAG GTGGTACTTAAGGGGGACAGCACCTCACAGGTTGTTCAAGATGATCAAGTTAAAGGACCTTTAAGG GTAGGGTCCACAGTAGAAGTGAAGAGCCCAGAAGGTGGCCTTAGCGAGGCAGTCATCAGCAAGCTCACCGATGCCAGCTGGTACACTGTGG TATTTGATGACGGGGACGAGAGAACACTTCGGCGGACATCTCTGTGCCTGAAAGGCGAACGACATTTTGCTGAAAGCGAG ACTTTGGACCAGTTGCCCCTTACTAACCCAGAGCACTTCGGCACGCCTGTCATTGGGAAGAAAACAAACCGAGGGCGGAGGTCATCGCTGCCTGT TGCGGAGGATGAGAGAGAATCATCATCcagtgaggaagaagaggaagacaggCGGCGGTTAAACGATGACCTCCTAGGCAAGGTGGCCTGTGTTCAGACAGGGATGGATCAAACATCCTGGTACCTGGCCCTC GTGATTTCACCCAGCTGCAATGATGATCTGACCGTCAAAAAGGACCAATGTTTAGTGCGATCGTTTGCAGATTCCAAGTT CTACACTGTAGCAAGAAAAGAGGTCTGCGAATTGGATGTGGACAGCATCTCCAAGTTAGAGTTTTCCTGCAAGAAAG GATGCGATGAAGCTCTGCTCTTTCTCAACACGAAGACAATACCAGAGAGTTGGAAGATGGACATGAGTGAGATCCTGGAGTCGTCCAGCAGTGACGACGAGGATGGAGAAGATAAGGACggtgaggaagaagaaaaagaagcagatgAAGAAGAG CCGGAAAGTGAGCCAGACCCTGAGGAGAGGGACCatttcctgcagcagctctaTAAGTTTATGGAGGACAGGG GTACTCCAATTAACAAGCCTCCTGTTCTGGGCTACAAAGATTTGAACCTCTTCAAGCTCTTCAGGCTGGTGTACCACCAAGGCGGCTGTGACAAC ATTGAAAGTGGGGCTGTGTGGAAGCAGATCTACATGGACCTGGGTATTCCTGTTTTGAATTCAGCTGCATCCTACAATGTAAAGACAGCCTATAGAAA GTATCTTTATGGCTTTGAAGAGTATTGCCGGTCAGCCAATATTCAGTTCAGGACCATCCATCACAATGACCCCCGACCTCCTCCTAGGAAGGAGGAGAATGCAGAGGTGAAGGATGAGGCACACAATGGGTCTCAGCAGCTTGATGTGGAGCTGTCAAAGGAAGTGGAGGCCGAACATGCAGTGGGAGAGGAGAAGGCCTCTGTGGATAAAGATGAGTCAGGCAGTGAAAGTGAGAAGGAAGAACACAAAGAGATGCGCTCCCCCAGG GGGAGAAGAAGGTGCACAATCACACCTCTCAAATCAGATGCAAAGGAGTCAGccaaactggagaaaataaaggAGGAGAAGGGGCAAGAACATGAAGAGAGGTCTGAAGAGTCCCACCAAGGGGATGAGAAGAGCAGGCAAAGTGAGGATGCTCCCTCTAAGAGGGGTAAACCTGAACGGCGCAGCCGCCGACTCGAGGACTCGGACAAGGATTCGGAtgatgaggagcaggaggatTATGACGAAGACAGTGAAAGAGCCAGACCTGCAGAAAG GGGTGAGAGAGAGACCGAGGAAGATGGGGACGAAGATTCTGAGCACTCCCTCACCGGGACAAAGGTCAAGGTGAAGTATGGCCGTGGCAAGACGCAGAAGATTTATGAAGCGAACATCAAGAGCACTGAGACTGATGACGGCGAGGTTCTGTACTTGGTGCATTACTACGGCTGGAATGTGAG gtATGATGAGTGGGTCAAAGCAGACAGAATAATCTGGCCTGTTGACAAAGGAGGAAccaaaaggaaacagaaaaagaaa AATAAAGAAGAGGCTGAGAAGGAGGAGCGGagcgagaaggaggaggaaaaggagaagCAGTCAAAGCCAGTGGCCAAACGGGGACGCCCACCACTCAGGTCTACTCCTCCCAACGTCCCTCGCAGCGTCTCCAAGACACCCAGCAATGATGGCCGTTCCAGCAGCAAGGGATCCCGCCAGGAGGCTTTAGCTGTTCCCAATGGAGAAG GAACTCCACGTCGACGGACAAGACGATCATCTGGCATGTATGACTCCGACAGAGGATCTAATG AAGAGTCTGGGAACTCATCGTCAGACAGTGACTCTGAGGGCTCCCCGGAGAAGAAACTCATGCGGGTAGAGAACCTTGATCCTGCATTAGCActgaaggaggaagaagaggatcaGCAAGCACAGAAGTCTTTGACTGGCAAACTGCCACCTGAATCAGAGACTCTTGCTAGGCCTGAGGGACACCAGGTTGAGCCGCCCATACTTCCAGGGGATGTCCTGAATGTAATGGATTcagagcagcaggcagaggaGGGTGTCATGGCCCCTGACTCGCAGAAACCTTCGGAGTCACGAGAGGAAGAGAAGTCTCCCAAGCCGAAGGGTAGGAGAGGCAGGTATAAGGAGCAAGATTTGGAGACCTCTCCTACAAAACGGGCAGTTGCCGCACACCACATGGAAGAGGTATCCACTGACCTGCTCTCTTTAagaaagctggaggaggagcaccGTGAGCCCCTAGAGATCCTCTTGTCCCACTCTCAGCAGGAGCGCAATGACTCTGACACAGACTCAGCCACCGAGGAGATCTGCTCGGAGGACACAAAACTCCCCAAAAGCAAGTCACCTGAGGAGCGAACTCCTGAGAGGAAGGTGCGTATTGAGATGCGAGAAGAACCTGAGAGTGTCTCGCCTGAGAGGAGGTTGCAGTTGTTGCCGAAAGGTGATGACCGTTTACCTGTCAAAGAGGTGGATATCAAACCTGAGATGCCTGCCCTCACCAGTGAGGTGAGCAAAGCCAAAGCTGTATTAGGAGCAGACCCTATGGGTGAGGAGCCTGCGCTGAGTGCAGATGAAGAGCTGATGCCCCAGATCGGGCTGGAGGCGCTTCTCTGCCATGAGGTGGATCTGGATGACCTTGATGAGAAAGAAAAACCCCCCAGTGAGGAACTGCTGATAATGATGAGGAGCGAGGAGAGGGCCTGCCAGTTTGCACCACCCCCGGCTCTGCACCCCCACAGCAACCCCCCCTCAGTGGTGGCCCAGCAGGCTTTGTCGCCCAGCACAACCCCTAGCCCCAGTGAATCGCAGAGCACTAAAAGTGAGAGCGACGTCACCATTGAGGTGGACAGTGTAGCGGGCGAGGGCCTGTGCGAGAGCGAGTCGGCCAACGGCTTCGATGCAAGCAccagctccagcagctccagtGTCGTGCTCCAGGACAGGGATGGCAAGGACAGAG GTCAGAAACGGTCGATGGACTGCAGTAACAGCTCATCTGCAAAGAAGCAAAAGCGCAATCAGAAGCACTCTAGCACAGCGTTGAAAGGCGAGAAGCCTGGGGCAG GGCACAGCAGTGACAGCGAGGATCTGCTCGCCACAGACACCCCAAGCAAGCTTACTCCAGTGAAGCACTCCAGCATGTCTAAGATGCAAAAACTTCCACGATCCCCAGCACTGGGCTCTTCCCACAGCAAGGATGGGGACAAGGACAAGCACAGGGACAAGCACGCCTTTCTCTCCCCGCGCACGTACAAATGGACCTTCCAGCTGA CTGAATTGGAGAATATGACGAGTACAGAGCGCATCACCTTCCTGCAGGACAAACTGCAGGAAATCAGGAAGTACTACATGTCACTTAAGTCTGAAGTGGCTTCCATTGATCGCAGGCGGAAGAGGttaaagaagaaggaaagagaag TGTCCCACACCGCAGCCTCCACGTCCTCAGGCTCCTCAGACACAGGCATGAGCCCATCCTCTGCCTCACCTGCTCAGAACACAGTGGCCGTGGAGTGCAGGTGA